The following DNA comes from bacterium.
GTTGTCCATCCTTCTTTTGATGTTCGCATATTTCATAAAGAGGCAAAAAGTCTGGCGAAGGCAGAATATGATATTGTCCTCATTGCTCAAAGTGATAAAGAAGAAACTGTTGACGGGATAAAAATTATCCCATTACCAAAACCAAAAAACAGACTGGAAAGGATGGGCTTGCTTATCTTCAGGTGTTTGATTAAAGCACTGAAACAAAAAGCCAATGTTTATCACTTCCATAACCCAGAATTGTTGTTTGTTGGGGTAATGTTGAAATTGATGACTAAGGCTAAAATTATTTACGATGTCCATGAAGATTATGCAAAACAAATACTTTCCAAACCATACCTCCCTGAATGGACAAAATACTCTATTGCCTGGCTGGTTAACAAAGTAGAGAAGGTTATCTCAAGGACTTTTGATGCTATTGTCACAGCAACAGATGATATATCTAATAATTTCTCTTACCATAAAAGGATTGTAACAGTGCGAAATTTTCCAGTATTATCTAATTTTTCGCTATTGAATAAAACCGATAATAGCACCATTTTTAACCTTATTTATGTTGGTGGTCTGGTAGAAATTCGTGGAATTTCGCAGGTCATTCAGTCATTAGAGTATATCCAGAGAGAGGTAAAACTTA
Coding sequences within:
- a CDS encoding glycosyltransferase; the protein is MKVCILTVVHPSFDVRIFHKEAKSLAKAEYDIVLIAQSDKEETVDGIKIIPLPKPKNRLERMGLLIFRCLIKALKQKANVYHFHNPELLFVGVMLKLMTKAKIIYDVHEDYAKQILSKPYLPEWTKYSIAWLVNKVEKVISRTFDAIVTATDDISNNFSYHKRIVTVRNFPVLSNFSLLNKTDNSTIFNLIYVGGLVEIRGISQVIQSLEYIQREVKLILCGKFYPAVYEEQVRSLKGFEKVEYQGWVRP